In Phocoena sinus isolate mPhoSin1 chromosome X, mPhoSin1.pri, whole genome shotgun sequence, a genomic segment contains:
- the LOC116747296 gene encoding uncharacterized protein LOC116747296, translating into MQCIGDISEEVWQDYITLFLQTVMCCDAVIITNSPPWLLASYPEVNLFQLTQEEMQILLVREEREKLFLQGITLTGTKCLLIRDNLYTEGNNTMDLHTKGQSRGNQVVTVVQIESVYLVVIGHKGTGGGSLNFKVFRMAGYIREAIHQHLAHF; encoded by the coding sequence ATGCAGTGCATAGGGGATATCAGTGAAGAAGTCTGGCAAGACTACATCACCCTCTTCCTACAGACTGTAATGTGCTGTGATGCAGTGATAATCACCAATTCCCCACCCTGGTTGTTAGCTTCTTATCCTGAAGTCAACTTGTTCCAATTGACCCAGGAAGAAATGCAGATCTTGctggtgagagaggagagagagaagttgtTTCTTCAGGGAATCACCCTTACAGGGACCAAATGCTTGTTGATCCGGGACAACCTGTACACTGAGGGCAACAACACCATGGACCTCCACACCAAAGGCCAGAGTCGGGGCAACCAGGTAGTGACAGTAGTTCAGATCGAGTCTGTATACCTTGTGGTGATAGGACACAAAGGAACAGGAGGAGGGTCTCTCAACTTCAAGGTTTTCAGGATGGCAGGTTACATCAGAGAGGCCATTCATCAACACCTGGCCCATTTCTAA